A window of the Lolium perenne isolate Kyuss_39 chromosome 7, Kyuss_2.0, whole genome shotgun sequence genome harbors these coding sequences:
- the LOC127314851 gene encoding auxin-responsive protein SAUR71, whose translation MRELIRRLSFSDRVSDGSGGVPRGCVPLLVVGDGDEESERFVVRVEALRHPSLAVLLEMAAQEFGYKQEGILRVPCAVHQFKQALSTAGAVSTKY comes from the coding sequence ATGAGGGAGTTGATTCGGCGGCTGAGCTTCTCGGACCGGGTGAGCGACGGCAGCGGCGGCGTGCCACGCGGGTGTGTGCCCCTGCTCGTGGTTGGCGACGGCGACGAGGAAAGTGAGCGGTTCGTGGTGCGGGTGGAGGCGCTGCGGCACCCGTCGCTGGCGGTGCTGCTGGAGATGGCCGCGCAGGAGTTCGGGTACAAGCAGGAGGGCATTCTCCGCGTCCCCTGCGCCGTCCACCAGTTCAAGCAGGCGCTCTCCACCGCCGGCGCCGTCTCCACCAAGTACTGA